One genomic window of Phoenix dactylifera cultivar Barhee BC4 chromosome 6, palm_55x_up_171113_PBpolish2nd_filt_p, whole genome shotgun sequence includes the following:
- the LOC103703686 gene encoding sphinganine C4-monooxygenase 2-like — MAFAVSDELLGTFVPVAVYWIYSGIYMLLGGLENYRLHPKGEEDVKNIVSKGTVVQGVLVQQTFQIAVSLLLFMVVSDDSGVTPPQPSPLVIVVQFIIAMVVMDTWQYFMHRYMHLNKFLYKHIHSKHHSLVVPYAFGALYNHPLEGLILDTIGGALSFLVSGMTPRTAISFFSFATIKTVDDHCGLWLPGNLFHVFFNNNSAYHDIHHQLYGNKYNFSQPFFVIWDKILGTHMPYSLVERKEGGFEARPIKKD; from the exons ATGGCTTTTGCCGTGTCGGATGAGTTGCTGGGAACCTTCGTGCCGGTCGCTGTCTACTGGATTTACTCGGGAATATATATGCTGCTGGGTGGTTTGGAGAATTACCGGTTACATCCAAAGGGCGAGGAGGATGTGAAGAACATTGTCTCTAAAGGAACAGTTGTTCAAGGGGTACTAGTTCAGCAGACATTTCAAATTGCTGTCTCCCTGCTTCTGTTCATG GTCGTAAGCGATGACAGTGGGGTCACACCGCCACAGCCTTCTCCCCTTGTGATAGTGGTGCAGTTCATCATCGCAATGGTGGTTATGGATACATGGCAGTATTTCATGCACAGATACATGCACTTGAACAAGTTCTTATACAAGCACATCCATTCCAAGCACCACAGTCTCGTTGTCCCCTATGCCTTTGGAGCTCTCTACAACCACCCCCTTGAGGGTCTGATACTAGATACAATTGGTGGCGCCCTGTCTTTCCTTGTCTCTGGCATGACACCCCGGACTgccatctccttcttctcttttgccACCATCAAGACTGTGGATGACCACTGTGGGTTATGGCTTCCAGGGAACCTGTTCCATGTGTTCTTTAATAACAACAGCGCTTATCATGACATCCACCACCAGCTCTATGGCAACAAATACAACTTCTCCCAGCCCTTCTTTGTTATATGGGACAAAATTCTTGGAACCCACATGCCTTACTCTCTTGTGGAGAGAAAAGAAGGGGGATTTGAGGCGCGGCCAATCAAAAAGGATTAA